Within Falsibacillus pallidus, the genomic segment TGGACGGGTGGTGAAAGTCCAGGTTTGGCAGAGCGGCGAATTACACATGCAGATTTTCAAGGCTTTTGTCAAAGAGTGGACAGGTGAATGAACCTGTTAATTAGGGTGGTACCGCGGAGAGCTTCTTCGTCCCTTGCAAGGGGATGAAAGGGGCTCTTTTTTATTTTAAATTTTTATTCAAAGGAGAGAAAAGAAAATGAATCAAGCGATAACCGCGACAAAAAAAATACCAAGGCACCTGCAGAAATATGTGGTCGATCAACAGTATGAAAAATACTCTCCAATCGACCAGGCGGTTTGGCGCTATGTCATGAGACAGAACCATCATTTCCTGAAGGACGCTGCACATCCTGCCTACACCGGGGGATTGAAGTCTTCAGGCATATCCATAGAAAGAATCCCGAATGTTGATGATATGAACGAGGCCCTTTCACCATTTGGATGGGGGGCAGCCAATATAGACGGCTTTATTCCGGGCGTCGTATTCTTCGACTTTCAGGCGCACGGAATCCTGCCGATTGCATCGGATATCCGCAAACTGGAGAACATTCAGTATACTCCTGCGCCGGACATCATCCATGAAGCAGCAGGACACGCCCCTATTTTGTGTGAAGAGAAATTCTCTGAATATGTAAAGCTGTTCGGGGAAATCGGTTCAAAAGCATTGGCTACAAAAGAAGAACATGATTTATTTGAAGCCGTCAGAACGTATTCCAACCTGTTGGAAAGCGGTTCAGCAACGAAAGAACAGATTGAACAGGCTGAGGCAGAAGTGGAAAAAAGACAGGCTTCGGTCGTCGAGCTTTCAGAAGCCGAGCAAATCTCGCGTCTATACTGGTGGACAGTGGAATACGGGATGATCGGAACGGTCGAGGACCCGAAAATCTACGGGGCCGGACTTCTATCATCTGTGTCAGAGGGAAGGAACAGCCTGTCTCCTTCAGTTAAGAAAATTCCTTTTGATTTGGAAAAAGTCATCAATACGAGCTTTGACATCACGAAGCCACAGCCGCAGCTTTTTGTATGCGAAAGCTTCGAACAACTGATTGACGCTGTGAAGGAATTCAGGAAGACAATGGCATCCCATACAGGCGGCACCGCGAGCCTTGAAACAGCGCTAAGGTCAGGGCATACCGCTACCTTTCAATTCTCCTCTGGCCTTCAAGTGACTGGTACACTTGAAACAATTGAAAAGGATGGAGCAGGTGAAGCCGTCTACATGAAAACTGTCGGACCGACTGCTTTGGCATTTGAAAATAAAGAAATCATTGGCCATGGAAAAAGTCATCATTTCGATGGATTCGGTGCACCAATCGGGAAGCTTGAGAATACCGAATGTCCGCTGGAGGAAATGAATGATCAGCAGCTGAAATCACTTGGAATTGAGGAAGGCGCAGACTGCCGATTATCTTATGAAAGTGGAGTGGTCGTTGAGGGGATTGTGAAGAAGATCCTTAAGAAAAACGATTCGCCGATTCTAATCAGTTTTACCGACTGTCGGGTTCAATTAGGAGATAAAGTTCTCTTTGATCCATCATGGGGAGAGTTTGATCTGGCTGTTGGGGAAAAAGTAGTATCCGTCTTTGCCGGGGCCGCTGATTCGGAGCAATTCTATGCGGATCTGGAAGAGGTTGAGCAAAAGCCGTTTGAAAAAAGGGAGTGGACGCCTCTGGAACAGCTATATGGAGAAGTTCGTGAAATGAGGAACAATGGAGCGGACATTCCTGCACTGCAAAGGATCATTGGCCAATTGACTTCAGAGTTCCCGCATGACTGGCTGCTGCGCGTAGAAATCATGGAAATCTTAAGAGACAGCACGCTTCTCTTGGATGAACAGGAATTGATTTCAAAGCAGCTCGAGGAAATCAAGATTCTGGATGAAGAATGGAAGGTACTGATTGAAAGAGGTCTGAAGCTGGCAGAATGATTGGGAAGCTGTGGGTGAACTGCGATAGATATGATGTATAATGAATGTAAGAAACTATTCATATTCGGAGTGTGTCCACATGTATTTAACAATTGAAGAAACAGCTGAATATTTGTCCATGCCGGAAGCCTATATCGAATCGTTGATTTTGGCAAAGAAGATCCGCGCCGTCCATGACGGATCTCAATACCTCATCAATAAGGATCAGTTCAATAACCATCTTGAGCAAATGGAGAAATACAAGAAGCAGATGATGGAATACTTGAACGAACCGATTCCGGAAGACATCGACATCAAGGACGAGGACTGAGGCAGCTGAAAAAACCGAAAGTGGATTTGTTTTATTTTCGATAGGAAAGAGCGTAATAGAATGAATACTTTTGATTTCAGCCAGTTTCCGTTGCTTCAATCAGATAGGCTAATCCTAAAAAGGGCTACAGAATCAGACATTGAGTCCATTCTTGCAATCCTTTCAGAAAAGGATGTTGTCAGATACACAGGATTAGAGCCGTATGAAACATTAGCGGATGCCAAGACGGAATTGGATTGGTATGAAAGACTGATTCAGGAAAAGACCGGTATCCGATGGGCTATTTTCCTAAAAGGTGAAGAGCGGATGATTGGAAGCTGCGGCTATAAAAACTATGCCGCTGCACATGCTCGGGCAGAAATAGGCTAT encodes:
- a CDS encoding aromatic amino acid hydroxylase yields the protein MTATKKIPRHLQKYVVDQQYEKYSPIDQAVWRYVMRQNHHFLKDAAHPAYTGGLKSSGISIERIPNVDDMNEALSPFGWGAANIDGFIPGVVFFDFQAHGILPIASDIRKLENIQYTPAPDIIHEAAGHAPILCEEKFSEYVKLFGEIGSKALATKEEHDLFEAVRTYSNLLESGSATKEQIEQAEAEVEKRQASVVELSEAEQISRLYWWTVEYGMIGTVEDPKIYGAGLLSSVSEGRNSLSPSVKKIPFDLEKVINTSFDITKPQPQLFVCESFEQLIDAVKEFRKTMASHTGGTASLETALRSGHTATFQFSSGLQVTGTLETIEKDGAGEAVYMKTVGPTALAFENKEIIGHGKSHHFDGFGAPIGKLENTECPLEEMNDQQLKSLGIEEGADCRLSYESGVVVEGIVKKILKKNDSPILISFTDCRVQLGDKVLFDPSWGEFDLAVGEKVVSVFAGAADSEQFYADLEEVEQKPFEKREWTPLEQLYGEVREMRNNGADIPALQRIIGQLTSEFPHDWLLRVEIMEILRDSTLLLDEQELISKQLEEIKILDEEWKVLIERGLKLAE
- a CDS encoding excisionase family DNA-binding protein, which produces MYLTIEETAEYLSMPEAYIESLILAKKIRAVHDGSQYLINKDQFNNHLEQMEKYKKQMMEYLNEPIPEDIDIKDED
- a CDS encoding GNAT family N-acetyltransferase; translated protein: MNTFDFSQFPLLQSDRLILKRATESDIESILAILSEKDVVRYTGLEPYETLADAKTELDWYERLIQEKTGIRWAIFLKGEERMIGSCGYKNYAAAHARAEIGYELNKSFWGRGIMSEALQAVVHFGFTSMNLHRIEAEVDTRNAASSHLLRKFGFVDEGILRDCEKEGDNYISLLSMSLLSNEYHS